The sequence ACTTTCAATATGATGCATACTTTTCGCATACATATAATACGCACTTTCAATATGATGCATACTTTTCGCATACATATAATACGCACTTTCAATATGATGCATACTTTTCGCATACATATAATACGCACTTTcaatatgatacgcacttttcGCGCATATAATACGCACTTTCAATAGGATACGCACTTTTCGCATACATATAATACGCACTTTcaatatgatacgcacttttcGCATACATATAATACGCACTTTCAATAGGATACGCACTTTTCGCATACATATAATACGCACTTTcaatatgatacgcacttttcGCGCACATATAATACGCACTTTCAATAGGATACGCACTTTTCGCGCACATATAATACGCACTTTcaatatgatacgcacttttcGCGCATATAATACGCACTTTCAATAGGATACGCACTTTTCGCATACATATAATACGCACTTTcaatatgatacgcacttttcGCATACATATAATACGCACTTTCAATAGGATACGCACTTTTCGCATACATATAATACGCACTTTcaatatgatacgcacttttcgcgcacatataatacgcactttcaatatgatacgcacttttcGCGCACATATAATACGCACTTTCAATAGGATACGCACTTTTCGCGCACATATAATACGCACTTTCAATATGATACATACTTTTCGCGCACATATAATACGCACTTTCAATATGATACATACTTTTCGCGCACATATAATACGCACTTTCAATAGGATACATACTTTTCGCGCACATATAATACGCACTTTCAATATGATACATACTTTTTGCGCACATATAATACGCACTTTCAATAGGATACGCACTTTTCGCGCACATATAATACGCACTTTCAATAGGATATGCACTTTTCGCGCACATATAATACGCACTTTCAATATGATACATACTTTTCACGCACATATAATACGCACTTTCATTATGATACATACTTTTCGCGCACATATAATACGCACTTTCAATATGATACATACTTTTCACGCACATATAATACGCACTTTCATTATGATACATACTTTTCGCGCACATATAATACGCACTTTCATTATGATACATACTTTTCGCGCACATATAATACGCACTTTCATTATGATACATACTTTTCGCGCACATATAATACGCACTTTCAATATGATACATACTTTTCACGCACATATAATACGCACTTTCATTATGATACATACTTTTCGCGCACATATAATACGCACTTTCAATATGATACATACTTTTCACGCACATATAATACGCACTTTCATTATGATACATACTTTTCACGCACATATAATACGCACTTTCATTATGATACACACTTTTCGCGCACATATAATACGCACTTTCAATATGATACATACTTTTCACGCACATATAATACGCACTTTCATTATGATACATACTTTTCGCGCACATATAATACGCACTTTCAATAGGATACGCACTTTTCGTGCACATATAATACGCACTTTCAATATGATACATACTTTTCGCATACATATAATACGCACTTTTCGCATACATATAATACGCACTTTCAATGATACGCAATTTTCGCATACATATAATACGCACTTTTCAATATGAAACATACTTTTCGCATACATATAATACGCACTTTTCAATATGAAACATACTTTTCGCATACATATAATACGCACTTTTCGCATACATATAATACGCACTTTTCGCACACATATAATACGCACTTTTCGCACACATATAATTCACACTTTAATACTTTTCACGCACATATAATACGCACTTTTCAATATGAAACATACTTTTCGCACACATATAATACGCACTTTTCAATATGAAACATACTTTTCGCATACATATAATACGCACTTTAATACACTTTTCATGTGCACATAATACACACTTTTCAATTATACACTTTTCACGCGCATATAATACGCACTTTTCGCGCACATATAATGCACTTTTCAATATGATATACACTTTTCGCGCACATATGATACACACTTTTCGATATAATACGCACTTTTCAATATGATATGCACTTTCGCGAACATATAATACGCACTTTTCAATATGATATGCACTTTTCGCGTGCATAATTTCAGCGTATAAATAGCACACCAAATCCAAACATAAACTCGAGCTATATATTCGCAGTACTAGGAGATTGTTTTGAAACTCACCGAAATTCGTAGCCTAATAATTCCGATGTCTCCCTAATCAAAATCCACTCACGATCCATCACTTTGGAACTGTTGCGCATGCGCACAGAGAGGCGCGGAGCTGCCCAAGCGCTGAACCCGGCGCTCAAGCCATTTGAAGAGATGCTCCAGCACTGACTGACAGACACGCGCCACACTCTGAACAGACATCATTTCACCACAGCCAGGATTTCCCCTGTCATCTCTAATTGTGTTTTCCTCCAccgctgtgttttattcacgcgCTGAATGATTTTAGGAGCTTTGTGGGGCTTTTTCTGGACGCGCAACAGCAGATGCGCGGCGTCTCGGTGTCGTTTCTTTGACACGGAGGAACCATGAGAATCTGGGCTGAAGTGGTTCTTGGATCACCTGCGAAAACCTCCGGCTGTCTGCGCTTTAGTTCGGGAGAAGACGCGGCGGGTGTTTGGGGCGCGTTCATGAGCCCGTGAGGGGAAACGAGCGAAGCCAGAGGAATGACTCGCCCTTCTGTGAAACTCCTCACAACTTTACTCGCGTGTCTGATAGAAATGCTCAACTTCAGGTATGTTCTTCAGCTCGACTGCTAAAGCAGACAGTCGCAATATAGAAGGACGTTTGTTCCGAGATGTAAATGCGGCTCGTTCTCTTGTGCGCAGATCCTGATGTGGGTTGCCATGGCAATTAGAGAATGCTCGAATAAAAATTAGAATGTCAAAGAAAACATCAAACAAGAAGCGGAAGTTTTTAGTTACAATCAGGATCCGCGAAGATGAATAAAGATTCCATTCTATTTTTGTAATGTTAAAGGAGAcaggggctagttgtcacaggGTCCTTATTTTCTCTAGGAGTGCTTTTGTTTGTTGgttccaaatatatatatatatatatatatatatatattagtgtaaagaatgtgttaataatctaaagaaccatttttttccactataaagagccttttgtgcatttaaaaattaGCCACATATTTAAAACCATCAATGCCAacaaagaacctttattttaaaaagcataTGGTGGAAAATTAGATAATATCAAAAGTCTAATCAAACCGACGGAAAAGCACTGCTTTTGTTTATTGGTTTCAAACAtctaattcaaaacaaatttaATTTCGATAATTTTTGTGAATTCTGTatcatatttttgtaatatatgTTGGTTAATAAGTAAAACCACAATGATATTATAATGAAGGTATTTCTCATAAATGTCAAGTTTGTCTATTATGTGTAATTAATAATAGTGTGACAACGTGCCCCACTGTGAGGGTCAGTGTGTGTTAATGACCTGTATTTTATGTCCTGGACAAAAACGGTGGacattttttgtatttgtgtctaAACAGAAACTGATTTTCAGAAATATATCCATCCTGGAAAATATCCAGTGGAGTAAaagtgtgacaacatgccccgcTGTATGACCTCATTTAATTCTACTGTGCAGCTTGTGTGCTTTGATATGACATTGaaagaaaatctttttttttcttgaagataaataaaatctaataaatAACCCCATAAATAAAAGGTTTGCAGTGTTTGCAGCAGAACAACAGTGAATGATTTTTGACTCTGTCGCTGCTCCGTGTCTCAGGATAACGGCAGGACAAGAGTACGAGAGACTGTCCGGACGGGAATCTTCATCTGCGATGTCGCCCTCTGATTTCCTGGACAAACTGATGGGCCGAACGTCAGGATATGATGCGCGGATACGACCCAACTTCAAAGGCATGTTCAGTTCCTCACACACAGAATCTAGTTCTATTCGTGTACATTTAGCATTCAAAGAGCCAACaatattctcaatatttttaatatttctgaaagagtctcttctgctcaccaaggctgcatttgtttaaaataaatacagtaaaaattgtgaaatattattccagtgtaaatcagctgttttctagtgaatatatagtaaagtgtaatttattcctgtgattttcagcatcattactccagtcttcagtgtcacatgatccttcagaaatcattctgatatgatgatttgctgctcaagaaacatttatgattattatcaattcatatttttgtaaaaactttcatgcattttatttctcagtattctttgatgaatagaaagttcaaaagaacagcatttatttgaaacagaaatcattataaatatctttactgtcacttttgatcaatttaatgcatcttctgtcattatttactctcacgtcattccaaacccatatgctgttatttttttctgtggaacacaaaaggagaatttttgaagaatgttcatgcAGCTCTTTTTCATGCAACAGTTTGTAgcttcaaaacagaaaagaaaaagcaCAAACTAGTCATTTTGACTATATTCCACATCGAAAGTCATGATTTGTCTGAGGAACAGACCCAATTTAAGTAAGTTTTCATtgctttaaaaaattaattttgaatcTAAACATGGAACCGAATTAGATTACAGTTCAGCAAAAGGAACGATGGACTGGTTTTCCTgcttgaatgttatttttgacattgttgcagctcctctcttcccagtctgccagtaacgctctgtttacttcctgtctctatgaagcccctccttctgtgctctgattggtcggctggagcagtgtgttctgattggtgtttgggaaatgttccgccccttaccataaccgccagtttcaacacactactaactaactcaaccaggccccgcccctttattctgcgcattatttaaatgaggaaacCTCAAgatggagttcagaaacactgatatagagaataataatacgatttttcatgctcaaataGCAACATTAGACGctaaagaaagatgaacatgTGAAAAAGCATAACTCTTCCTTACATACATGCAATCTGGCTTTATTTTCTTGAGCGGCAGGTAAAGGACGCCGATTAAATACGTCTGTCACACGTCCACACCTCCTCCCCTCTACAGCAGCTTTTCTTCAGCTGATCTATTCCAGTGTTGTTTGGCATGGAAGGGTGTTTGAGCCCAGGAGTGATTAAAATGCAATCTTGTTAGAAAACATCCATGAGGTTCATAATGCCTCAGAGGCGCATCTAATGGATTATTTTTAGAAACCTGCACCTAGAGTACTTTAATAAATTCCTTTCATGATTTCCAACAAGCATGACAAGCTACAAACTACTCGCAAATATTtattgagagagaaaaaagtttGGTGTAGAAACAATAATCACTCAAACATTGcatgagcatcaaatcagttctgaaggatcatgtgacactgaagactggagtaatgatgctgaaaatcactggaataaattacactttactatatattcacatagaaaacagctgatttacactggaataatatttcacaatttttactgtgtttttgatcaattaaatgcagccttggtgagcagaagagactctttttgaatgtttaaatatatcagCTATAGGCTTGAATGGTGAATTTTGGCTCAATTATTCCATCATGTGTTTCTCATGGGGTTTCTGCAGGTCCACCTGTGAACGTCACATGCAATATATTCATCAACAGCTTTGGCTCCGTGACAGAGACGACTATGGTAAGTGATCTGTCATTTACGCCTTTGCTTTGATTAAAAGATAATTTGACAAGAATTATTGCCTCTGCCTTGAAGTCACATGGCATTAGCTGTGTTTCCATCCAAACATGTGAATTTAATTTGTGCAAAATTGGAAaatggcataaaacatttgcgaataaagcagctttccatcccatgtgttgAAGAGAGCAAAATCGTCACTTCCTGATGCAAAATATtagtaataaaaatgaaagtggCTCATCATAAATGAATTTGTCAGACGAAACAcaataaacgctgtcatgtGATCTTGCGTTTGGATGCTGGTGTTCGGGAACACAATCGTGCGAGACGCTTCTGGAGGAAATTAAttcaaatcattctgatgacagactttgactcaggcatttcagaaccacaaaaccaacatttgagatgctgcaatgtgattggtccactggttagtgcagttatccaatcacagcctCTGCTGAGGCAAAGTCACGCAAGTTTATTGTTGCGCATCGGTTTTAGTAGGGCCCAAGTCCTCAAAAAGAGcaaaggccctattgttttcctTAGGTGAATTTTTCAAACTTTTGGGCACTTTTGAGTCCcataacatgctcaaaaacccTTCAAACTTTGCACACATGTAGGAATCGTCGTcatcaaagtcatagcgccaccaactggcagcaggaagtgtgtcactttcaaaatgctgtgaaatcaacctcttatttttacccgaTTTGCTTCAGACTTTGTCAGAATAATGTCAAGACACTGCAGATGCACACCTGTGAAAGGATTCTTGATATCTTGAATACTGTTGTTATGGCAACtcataaaactttaatattcATTATGGGGGTTTCTGAGGCACTTAGCATGcctcaaattgcatgaaacacATCAGAGTTGCCAGCCAGAAGACATGGGCAAAGCTTTAGAAATGGGCGTGGAGGAGggcctctatagcgccaccttttgtctaAAGTTAGGGGTTAGTtttacctacagtcaccaaacttggtacatataTTGTTTTCATCGAGCCggacaactttctaatttacagtcattagctcagaccaacaggaagtcagatattttgaatgagaatttattttgaataattagGCTCTGAGTTTTTCAGaaccaccaaaccaacatttgagatgctgcgatgtgattggtccactggttagtgcagttatccaatcacagcctCTGCTGAGGCATAGTCACATGAGTTTATTGATGGATTTATTCAGTTTCCATCGTAGTTTTTGCGCATCTTGTCGTTTCCATCCaatgtttttttatgcaatatcccaaaatgaTGGAAACATGGCTAAAGACTCCATTTACTACTACTTGTCCTTGTTGCAAAGAAAaacagtgtttgtttttataatcattattatttttaagaatgtagtTTCAATCAACTCCAAATGGATAAAATCCAATAAAGCCAGCAGGCCCTCGATTCAGATTGACTAGTCTAATGTTTGGAGATATTCAGACGCATTTCCCAAACCTGGAGTCAAGTCTCATTCTTCTTTTCCAGGGAATATTACTGCAGCCCAAAATCCAAACGCGTCTCGAGTGGATATTAAAAGCACAAACGAGAGAGAAGCTGCTTTGATCAAATGCTAATTCTGTTTACATGTTTTTGAGCAACTAATCATTAATGAACAGCAgcgaaattaaaaatgaattcgGACAAAATGACATCTTTGAAAAAGCGTTTTAGCATTTACgctgttgctgtttgatcataaagaACATCTGCagagttacgacgctcaaagttcaatgcaaggactacaacaaatggctggtagggactacaacgagcatTTTCCTGGgtttgtgacatcactaaccctaaaatttgcataaaccccgcccccgagaacacacaacaaagggggcggggccatgttgggctgctttagagaagaggaagagttgttgtagtcgagtgttgttgtcatgccgtcattttacgccggactgcttcacaaacgaggatcaattcaacacaaaagatgaacatgacgacacatgctagtggatgagttgaatcaactccacagcaactacatcaatttatccactaaccattcagaaacgtctaaaagttgtaacttcttcctgagtctctccatcagtgtcgactccggtttgaacaatgtaaggctgaacactttcctcattttggctgcgtgagattctccagatTTGTTGTTGtggagctgttaaagctccgccctcttctggaaaggggcgggagcagcagctcatttgcatttaaagggacacacacaaaaacggcgtgtttttgctcacacccaaataggggcgaatttgacaagctgtaataaatgatctgtggggaaacttcacacacacattctggggatcttatattacatattgtgaaaggggcataagCAGTAATTAGATTATTGTGGAAaaagttagttaatagtgagaattggaccttAAACTAACTTTTTacttgtttaatttaatgtgttGCCATTTTTTACTAGCAATTTCAAATGTAtccaaatgataaaaaaatgtaagaacTACTAATTTAATGCACACACTCGTTTAACGTTTTGATGAGTACATTAATTATCTTTGTCATTATGTACGCAGCTAATTAACTTGGTTTCTATAGGGTGAATCTTTTTTGTAATGTCACAATTTGCTTGTGGAACAAAAAGTCTTTTTATTCAACACAGTTTTCAAAGAGCTTCATCTCATGAAAACCTTGAATGACACGGGATTTCTACAGTTGCTTCACAAGCTTTTAACAAAAACACAGAAATGTTACTAAATGGCTTTGCGATGCACTTTAAAGTCACTCTCTTGGGTGTTTTCTGTATCAAAAAGTCAACATGACATTAAAAACGAGCCaattttacactgtaaaaaatcaaaagttgagaaaactcttTAAAGTTTAAGGCAACAAACTTCTTTCTCAACTTGATGTACTCAGTTTATACaacaaaaagttgagaaaactcaaaaatctgctgaagtttgttgccataaacttttaagttttctcaacttttgattttttaagGCTGAATATCATTTCCTCTACTATAAGCACCTTCATTCTGCTTCACACACTCTTAGAAATAAAGGTTTTCCGCTGTAAAGAACCATCACTTCCAATAAAGCAGCTTTATTTTCAAGAGTGTGTGAAGTTCAGAGCAAACGTTCATGTCTGTCAGGACTACCGGGTCAACATCTTCCTGAGGCAGAAGTGGAACGACCCTCGGCTGGCGTACAGCGAGTATCCGGACTCCTCGCTGGATCTGGACCCGTCCATGCTGGACTCCATCTGGAAACCCGACCTGTTCTTCGCCAACGAAAAAGGCGCCAACTTCCACGACGTCACCACGGACAACAAGCTCCTGAGGATCTTTAAGGACGGAACCGTTCTGTACAGCATCAGGTACGAGGATCTGGCATTTGATTAAACAAGGTGGATGTTTTAGTGTAACACAAACCAAATAACATCAGAATTCATCAAATATAGTGATAATACCGCTTATACTACATACTGCGAGCGAACAGGAGATGTTTGTAGCTCTTTTTGTAAATCGACACGTTTCGACAAACAGAGTCTCTGTTACGTTCTGTTGTGAAAATAAGCTGATATGACGCTGTCCTAGTTTTCATAAATGATGCTCTATTTATATAAATCTGCACACATCAGCTCCTCGCGGCTCAATACGAGCGTCAGTGTCACACGCTCTGAATTCATGCATAAGTCATAGTGTCGCTTCAGCTGCGCGCGTCAGGTGATGCATTCATCTACCTTGAGTCACAGAAATCGAGTTAAAGACAAGTTTAGAACTGTTTTATTACGCTTTGAAACAATcctgtataaagcgctatagaaATAAACACGCCTTGACTGTCGCATTGTTCGTAGGTTGACATTAATATTGTCCTGTCCGATGGATCTGAAGAACTTCCCGATGGATGTACAGACCTGCACGATGCAGCTGGAGAGCTGTAAGTACATCAGGAGTGTCACGGATCTGGTGTTGTAGTTCATGTTCTGACGCtgtgtttctgctgctgttctACAGTCGGCTACACCATGAACGACCTGATATTCGAGTGGCTTGATAAAGGTCCCGTTCAGGTGGCTGATGGTCTGACGTTACCACAGTTCATCATCAGAGACGAGAAGGACCTGGGCTACTGCACCAAACACTATAACACAGGTCAGAAGATGTTTATATACACTCATGACTGATGAAACTGGACCagagtgtctgtgtgtttaagtATATTTACATTGTTCTAGCGTTGcacgattaatcattaaaagataTCGATCTTACTCCTAAATGACAGTGATTCGTCTCCGTCTATTAAAGCTTTGACGATCACAGTGAACATTCAGATCTGAGTCCTGATCCAGAGAGAGCCGCTGTCATGTATAGATATGAAACAATCATTCAAACAAAAAGTTTATTGTTCAGATATAAAAACTGATGTCTACAGTAGAGATTAAAATagatcaccttttgaaagtatcTTGATGCTTTAAAGATTGTATCAgttacattgttacaccagtaggtgacgacaagtgactgttaaaacatgtttttctcattgaatcattcattcaagagataaTGAAGCAAGCAAGtcaatgagtgagtcattgaatcattcattcaagagattcgttcaaaaacgcagattcatccagtaatgaaacaagtgaagtctttatgagtgagtcattgaatcattaattcatgagattcattcaaaaacgcagattcatccagtaatgaaacaagtgaagtctttatgagtgagtcattgaatcattaattcaagagattcattcaa is a genomic window of Chanodichthys erythropterus isolate Z2021 chromosome 14, ASM2448905v1, whole genome shotgun sequence containing:
- the glra2 gene encoding glycine receptor subunit alpha-2, which codes for MTRPSVKLLTTLLACLIEMLNFRITAGQEYERLSGRESSSAMSPSDFLDKLMGRTSGYDARIRPNFKGPPVNVTCNIFINSFGSVTETTMDYRVNIFLRQKWNDPRLAYSEYPDSSLDLDPSMLDSIWKPDLFFANEKGANFHDVTTDNKLLRIFKDGTVLYSIRLTLILSCPMDLKNFPMDVQTCTMQLESFGYTMNDLIFEWLDKGPVQVADGLTLPQFIIRDEKDLGYCTKHYNTGKFTCIEVKFHLERQMGYYLIQMYIPSLLIVILSWVSFWINMDAAPARVALGITTVLTMTTQSSGSRASLPKVSYVKAIDIWMAVCLLFVFAALLEYAGVNFVSRQQKEFLRLKRRQRRNQKEEELQDGRFSGYNSAAVKSAATNAVQQPSILKDTEVNRKKFVDRAKRIDTISRAAFPLVFLIFNIFYWITYKIIRHESARKV